From the genome of Mesorhizobium japonicum MAFF 303099, one region includes:
- a CDS encoding TerB family tellurite resistance protein has protein sequence MFERVLSFLRDLPAGPGAQTSTDDPRVAASALLYHVMNADGVRQDVEWERFKAVLSESYSISGAELEALVAAGERADNEAIDLYAFTSVLKRHLDADGRKAFIGLMWEIVYADGELHELEDNTVWRVAELIGVERHDRIEARRKAAAHAPGARGTSSDE, from the coding sequence ATGTTCGAACGCGTTCTGTCGTTTCTCAGGGATTTGCCGGCCGGGCCCGGCGCGCAAACCAGCACGGACGATCCGCGCGTCGCCGCCTCGGCGCTGCTCTACCATGTGATGAACGCCGACGGCGTGCGCCAGGATGTCGAGTGGGAGCGGTTCAAGGCGGTGCTCTCCGAGAGCTATTCGATCAGCGGCGCCGAGCTCGAAGCGCTCGTCGCCGCCGGTGAGCGGGCCGACAATGAGGCGATCGACCTCTATGCCTTCACTAGCGTGCTCAAGCGCCATCTCGACGCGGACGGGCGCAAGGCCTTCATCGGCCTGATGTGGGAGATCGTCTATGCCGATGGCGAGCTGCATGAGCTAGAGGACAATACGGTGTGGCGGGTCGCCGAACTGATCGGCGTCGAGCGCCACGACCGGATCGAGGCGCGCCGCAAGGCGGCGGCGCATGCGCCGGGAGCCCGTGGAACATCCAGCGACGAATAG
- a CDS encoding heme biosynthesis protein HemY, giving the protein MIRLLAFLIVVFALGLGFAWLADRPGDMVVTFNGYQYQVSLMVAAVAIVAVVAAVMILWWLIRSLWNSPYTISRYFRVRRRDRGYQALSTGMIAAGAGDGALARKKTKEAAKLIRSDQEPLIHLLEAQASLLEGDHEGARQKFESMLDDPEMRLLGLRGLYLEAERLGDRNAARHYAGRAAAVAPQLAWAAESTLEELTARGDWDGALKLVDAQKSTRQIERDAANRRRAVLLTAKAQSLADSDPNAARTAALEANKLQPDFAPAAVAAAAALFKQNDVRKGSKILETAWRAEPHPEIAELYTHARPGDAVLDRLNRAKKLQEMKKNHAESSMTVARAALDAQDFSTARSEAEAAIRMDRREGAYLLLADIEEAETGDQGKVRQLLSKAVRAPRDPAWVADGVVSERWAPVSPVTGRLDAFEWRAPMERLGQLIDSRDEGTTVPVIEALAKPASEKPIDAIEPVAAGSETTGKGTDRSEDQVTPVTAAAFAAVPADAEAVEPAEELTRLPDDPGVDPDEEAEKSPRRFRLF; this is encoded by the coding sequence ATGATCCGCCTGCTCGCCTTCCTCATCGTCGTCTTCGCGCTCGGGCTCGGCTTTGCCTGGCTGGCCGACCGGCCCGGCGACATGGTCGTCACCTTCAACGGCTATCAGTACCAGGTCAGCCTGATGGTGGCGGCGGTGGCCATCGTCGCCGTGGTCGCCGCGGTGATGATCCTGTGGTGGCTGATCAGGTCGCTGTGGAACAGTCCCTACACCATATCGCGCTATTTCCGCGTGCGCCGCCGCGACCGCGGCTACCAGGCGCTGTCGACCGGCATGATCGCCGCCGGCGCCGGCGACGGCGCGCTGGCCCGCAAGAAGACCAAGGAAGCGGCCAAGCTGATCCGTTCCGACCAGGAACCGCTGATCCATCTGCTCGAGGCGCAGGCGTCGCTGCTCGAAGGCGACCATGAAGGGGCGCGCCAGAAATTCGAGAGCATGCTCGACGATCCCGAAATGCGGCTGCTCGGCCTGCGCGGGCTTTATCTCGAAGCCGAACGGCTGGGCGACCGCAATGCCGCCCGGCACTATGCCGGCCGAGCCGCCGCCGTTGCGCCGCAGCTGGCCTGGGCGGCCGAATCGACGCTGGAGGAATTGACCGCGCGCGGCGACTGGGACGGCGCCCTGAAGCTGGTCGACGCGCAGAAATCGACACGGCAGATCGAGCGTGACGCCGCCAACCGCCGCCGCGCCGTGCTGTTGACCGCCAAGGCGCAGTCGCTTGCCGACAGCGATCCCAATGCGGCAAGAACCGCGGCGCTAGAGGCCAACAAGCTGCAGCCGGATTTCGCCCCCGCCGCCGTTGCCGCCGCCGCGGCGCTGTTCAAGCAGAACGATGTGCGCAAGGGCTCGAAGATCCTGGAGACCGCCTGGAGGGCGGAACCGCATCCGGAGATCGCGGAGCTCTACACCCACGCCCGTCCGGGTGACGCCGTGCTCGACCGGCTCAACCGGGCGAAGAAGCTGCAGGAGATGAAGAAGAACCACGCCGAATCGTCGATGACCGTGGCGCGGGCCGCGCTCGATGCGCAGGATTTCTCGACCGCCCGCAGCGAGGCCGAGGCAGCGATCCGGATGGACCGCCGCGAGGGCGCCTATCTGCTTTTGGCCGACATCGAGGAGGCTGAGACCGGCGACCAGGGCAAGGTGCGGCAGCTGCTCTCCAAGGCGGTGCGGGCGCCGCGCGATCCGGCCTGGGTCGCCGATGGCGTCGTGTCGGAACGCTGGGCGCCGGTATCGCCGGTCACCGGACGGCTCGACGCCTTCGAATGGCGCGCGCCGATGGAGCGGCTTGGCCAGTTGATCGACAGCCGCGACGAGGGGACCACGGTGCCGGTGATAGAGGCGCTGGCGAAACCGGCCAGCGAGAAGCCGATCGACGCGATCGAGCCTGTCGCGGCGGGCAGCGAGACAACGGGCAAGGGAACCGATAGAAGCGAAGACCAGGTCACGCCGGTGACGGCGGCTGCGTTCGCGGCGGTGCCGGCCGATGCCGAGGCCGTCGAGCCGGCGGAAGAACTGACGCGGCTGCCCGACGATCCGGGCGTCGATCCGGACGAGGAAGCGGAAAAATCGCCGCGCCGTTTCCGGCTGTTTTGA